CCGCGCTTTTTCGCAGCCTTGTCTCCGCCAGCGCCTCGCAAGCGGGAGAAACGGCGATCGCCGACTCGCTCGCACGGCTCGACCAATCGATGAATTTGCAGGACAGCGCCAACAGCCGGTCTCCCGCGGCGCTGATCGGCAAGCTGTCGAGCGCCCTGCAGGCTTATAGCGCCTCGCCAGCGAATGAAACGGCCGCGCAACTCACGCTCGACGCGGCCCAAGACGTCGTCGCCTCGCTGCGCGACGCTGCGACCGCCGCGCAAACGGAACGCCGGCAGGCCGATATTGGGATCGCCTCCGCCGTGAACGACGTCAACAGCCTTCTTGCGCGATTTGGCGCGTTGAATAGCGAGATCGTTTCCGGCAGCGTCAGCGGCGCCGACGTCACGGATGCGCTCGATCAGCGGGACGACGTCCTTCTCGAACTGTCGAAAATCGTCGGCGTCACCACGGTGATGCGGTCGAATAACGACATGGTTCTTTATACCGACAGCGGCGTGACGCTCTTCGAGACGACGCCTCGCCATATGACCTTCAGCGAAACGACGAATCTCTCGCCCGGCGTTTCGGGCGCCGCCATATTTATCGACGGCGTGCAGATCACCGGCGCCGGCGCGCCGCTGGCGTTGAATTCCGGAACGATTCAGGCGCTGGCGAAGATTCGGGACGAGCTTGCGCCGCGCTTCCAGACGCAACTCGACGAGATCGCCCGCGGCCTTGTCGCAGCCTTCGCGGAAAAGGATCAGAGCGGCGCCGGCGGGAAGCCGCTTCCGGGACTTTTCACCTACCCGGGCGCGAGCGAAGCGCCCGGCGCTTCTCTCATGGCCGGCCTTGCAGGCGCGATCGAGGTGAACGCCAATGTCGATCCTGCAAGAGGCGGCCTTATCACGCGGCTGCGCGACGGCGGCGTTTCGAACGATCCCGCTTACATCTATAATTCGAGCGGCGCGACGGGCTATTCGACCCGGCTGATCGAACTTGCCGGCGCCGACGCCGCGCCTCAATCATTCGATCCCGCCGCCGGCCTCTCGGGCTCCGGCTCGCTGAAAGACTTTGCGAGCGCCGCGATCGGTTGGCTGGCCGCGCAAAGAAAGCAATCCGACGGCGCGACCTCCTATTTCGACGCCCTTGTTTCGCAGACGACCCAGGCGCTCTCCAATGCGACCGGCGTCAATCTCGACGATCAGATGACGCAAATGCTGGCGCTCGAAAATTCCTACCAAGCTTCGGCCAAATTGCTCGAAGCCGTCAACTCGCTCTTCGACTCCCTGCTTTCAGCCATCCGCGCGTGAGTGCCTTCCATGTTCAGCATAACGTCTTCCTATACGATGAACGCCTCGCTCAGAGGCGGGATCGCCGATCTGCAATCGGAACTCGCCCGCGCCCAGAAAGAGCTGGCGACCGGCAAGCGCGCCGATCCGAGCGTCGCCCTTGGCGTGCGCGCGAGCTTCAGCGTTTCGCTCGCCGACGCTCAGGAAGGCGTCGGCGCGTTGCAGGCGACCAATAGTCTCGTCGATGCGCGCCTCGCATCGACGCAGGCCGCCCTCGACAGCCTTGTCGCCGACGCCAGGAGCATGCGCACGACTCTTCTTGCCGCTCAGACGGATGGCGGACAAAGGGAAGCCATCGTCGCTCAAGCCCGAAATGCGCTCACCCAGTTCGTCGCAAAGCTCAATAGCGGCGACGGAGAGGGATTCTTCTTTGGCGGAATAAATTCCGACGTCCCGCCGATCGCAAATTATTTCGCCGAGCCGCCCGCCCCGAACAAGGCCGCGGTCGACGCCGCCTTTGCAAACGCCTTCGGATTCGATCAAGCCGACCCCGCGGTCGCATCGATCTCGCAGACGCAAATGCGGTCTTTCCTGACGGGCGCCTATGATACGCTGTTCTCCGGCGCCGCCTGGCGCGGCGATTGGTCGGGCGCATCGGACAAGCCGCTGACAAGCCGGATCGGACTCTCTCACGTCATCGACAGTTCCGTCACGGCGAACGAGCCGGGCCTCAAGGACGTCGCCGCCGCCTATGTCATGATCGCCGACCTCGGCGCGGCGAATATGAGCGACGAAACATACCACGCCCTGCTGACAGGCGCGTTGGAAAGACTGGATCGCGGCGTCGGCGAAACCACGAAGACGCAAGCGCGCATCGGCGTCATGCAGAACGAGATCAAGACATCCAGCGACATGATGACGATTCAGTCGGATACGATCCGCATCCAATTGCACGATCTCGAATCTGTGGACGAAACCGACGCCGCTGCAAGGGTCAATGGCCTGATGACGCAGATCGAAACCGCCTATACGCTGACGGCGCG
The nucleotide sequence above comes from Methylocystis parvus OBBP. Encoded proteins:
- the flgK gene encoding flagellar hook-associated protein FlgK, producing the protein MSLTSAGAVAAKSLGVISNEISVASRNISAAGIAGVSAKRAKIAAGDEGVAFLGVGRAADAALFRSLVSASASQAGETAIADSLARLDQSMNLQDSANSRSPAALIGKLSSALQAYSASPANETAAQLTLDAAQDVVASLRDAATAAQTERRQADIGIASAVNDVNSLLARFGALNSEIVSGSVSGADVTDALDQRDDVLLELSKIVGVTTVMRSNNDMVLYTDSGVTLFETTPRHMTFSETTNLSPGVSGAAIFIDGVQITGAGAPLALNSGTIQALAKIRDELAPRFQTQLDEIARGLVAAFAEKDQSGAGGKPLPGLFTYPGASEAPGASLMAGLAGAIEVNANVDPARGGLITRLRDGGVSNDPAYIYNSSGATGYSTRLIELAGADAAPQSFDPAAGLSGSGSLKDFASAAIGWLAAQRKQSDGATSYFDALVSQTTQALSNATGVNLDDQMTQMLALENSYQASAKLLEAVNSLFDSLLSAIRA
- a CDS encoding flagellar hook-associated family protein, translating into MFSITSSYTMNASLRGGIADLQSELARAQKELATGKRADPSVALGVRASFSVSLADAQEGVGALQATNSLVDARLASTQAALDSLVADARSMRTTLLAAQTDGGQREAIVAQARNALTQFVAKLNSGDGEGFFFGGINSDVPPIANYFAEPPAPNKAAVDAAFANAFGFDQADPAVASISQTQMRSFLTGAYDTLFSGAAWRGDWSGASDKPLTSRIGLSHVIDSSVTANEPGLKDVAAAYVMIADLGAANMSDETYHALLTGALERLDRGVGETTKTQARIGVMQNEIKTSSDMMTIQSDTIRIQLHDLESVDETDAAARVNGLMTQIETAYTLTARISQLSLAKYL